The following coding sequences lie in one Alicyclobacillus curvatus genomic window:
- a CDS encoding glycosyltransferase family 4 protein → MSRRVLLVAYVFPPVGGIAAQRPLKFARYLPQFGWETTVLTTRDADAATIDPDLEKEIPDEVKVVRIRDPLTRWMRRMTRTSAGPLAPETRGEVAFLSRPSLLSRLKSPLVRFVRGLLKATKRHLLIPDEAVLFALRAAWTATQLVRADEIACIYTTSGPNSVHLVGWLVHKVTGVPWVADFRDPWTDNMHFKFRGLRKIMERWLESRVFLHAAHVVTVTESFRTGFEHRHPAWAGRIRVIRNGVDPSDFPTLWSLPKPGPFVLFYAGILYPSRNPKTVLQAVATAIRYHRIHTDDIRVVFAGVFDYPGSDENRRLVQDLGLDNVVVELGYLPRKRVLEQLQTADALLLIGDRALQANQYIPGKLYEYLYAKRPILALLQKGEAADLISELRAGVVINPDDVQAVASQLVTWVRQKRKGSWPLPDAHIDSRRLAPFTRLGQTAELARVLDEMFPEEKSGRMTGNL, encoded by the coding sequence TTGTCACGCCGCGTCCTGTTGGTCGCCTATGTGTTTCCCCCAGTTGGAGGTATTGCTGCACAGAGACCGCTCAAGTTTGCCCGTTACCTTCCTCAATTTGGGTGGGAAACGACAGTGTTGACCACGAGGGATGCCGACGCAGCTACCATAGACCCGGACTTGGAGAAGGAGATACCGGATGAAGTCAAGGTGGTTCGCATTCGCGATCCGCTGACACGTTGGATGCGCCGGATGACTCGGACGTCTGCAGGTCCCCTAGCTCCAGAAACACGTGGAGAAGTGGCTTTTTTGAGCCGACCATCGCTTTTATCCCGCCTGAAGAGTCCTCTCGTTCGGTTTGTACGAGGGTTGTTGAAAGCGACCAAAAGGCACTTGCTGATTCCTGACGAAGCGGTGTTGTTCGCGCTTCGAGCTGCGTGGACGGCCACCCAGTTGGTCAGGGCCGATGAGATAGCTTGCATCTATACGACGTCCGGTCCAAATAGTGTGCATCTTGTTGGCTGGTTGGTACACAAGGTGACGGGAGTCCCGTGGGTAGCGGATTTTCGAGACCCTTGGACTGATAATATGCATTTCAAATTTCGCGGATTGCGAAAAATAATGGAACGTTGGTTGGAGTCTCGCGTGTTCTTGCACGCGGCGCATGTTGTTACCGTTACGGAAAGTTTTCGTACAGGGTTTGAACATAGACACCCTGCATGGGCAGGAAGAATCAGGGTCATACGAAACGGTGTGGATCCCTCTGATTTCCCCACGCTTTGGAGTTTACCCAAGCCAGGACCGTTTGTCCTATTCTACGCCGGCATCCTTTATCCATCTCGAAACCCAAAGACGGTGTTACAGGCAGTGGCAACGGCAATTCGATATCATCGCATCCATACAGATGACATTCGCGTCGTGTTTGCGGGTGTGTTTGATTACCCGGGCTCTGATGAAAATCGCCGATTGGTGCAAGATCTAGGACTTGACAACGTAGTGGTTGAACTGGGATATTTGCCAAGGAAACGTGTGCTTGAACAACTGCAGACTGCAGACGCTTTGTTGTTGATTGGAGACCGTGCTCTGCAAGCGAATCAGTATATCCCAGGGAAGCTCTACGAGTATCTTTATGCGAAACGACCTATCCTTGCTCTGTTGCAAAAGGGTGAAGCAGCCGACTTGATTTCCGAGCTTAGGGCGGGCGTTGTCATCAACCCCGACGACGTACAGGCGGTTGCCAGCCAACTGGTGACATGGGTTCGTCAGAAACGAAAGGGTAGTTGGCCGCTTCCTGATGCGCACATTGACAGCCGACGCTTGGCACCATTCACGAGGTTGGGTCAAACGGCGGAGCTGGCAAGAGTACTCGACGAGATGTTTCCTGAGGAGAAAAGCGGAAGGATGACCGGAAACCTATGA
- the pstB gene encoding phosphate ABC transporter ATP-binding protein, whose amino-acid sequence MGKSISVQNLRAWYGDSLTLKGITMELEANQVTAIIGPSGCGKSTFIRCLNRLHETSPGAKMEGSIRLEDEDLYTMDAVDVRRVVGMVFQKPNPFPTMSIYDNIAIGLRLGGIRNRTELTDRVERSLKMAVLWEEVADRIHTPATALSGGQQQRLCIARALAVEPEVLLMDEPASALDPVSTLRVEELVEQLKTSYTIVIVTHNMQQAARVADKTAFFLNGELIEFGDTTSLFTNPVDKRTEDYITGRFG is encoded by the coding sequence ATGGGGAAATCAATTTCAGTGCAGAACCTTCGTGCATGGTACGGAGACAGCCTCACGTTAAAGGGCATTACAATGGAACTTGAAGCCAATCAGGTTACCGCTATCATCGGACCCTCCGGGTGCGGCAAGTCTACTTTCATTCGCTGTTTGAATCGTTTGCATGAAACAAGCCCGGGTGCGAAGATGGAAGGGTCCATTCGTCTTGAGGACGAAGACTTGTACACGATGGACGCCGTTGACGTTCGGCGCGTTGTTGGGATGGTGTTCCAAAAACCAAATCCCTTTCCGACGATGTCGATTTATGACAACATCGCCATCGGCTTGCGCCTTGGTGGGATTCGCAATCGGACGGAATTGACTGACCGCGTGGAACGCAGCCTCAAAATGGCTGTGCTGTGGGAAGAAGTGGCAGATAGAATTCATACCCCGGCAACCGCATTATCTGGCGGTCAACAGCAAAGGCTCTGCATTGCTCGGGCGCTTGCCGTCGAGCCCGAGGTTTTACTGATGGACGAGCCTGCATCAGCGCTCGACCCGGTGTCAACGCTCCGGGTTGAAGAGTTGGTCGAGCAACTGAAGACGTCGTATACCATTGTGATTGTCACGCATAACATGCAGCAGGCAGCCCGCGTAGCGGACAAAACTGCGTTCTTTTTGAACGGTGAACTGATTGAATTTGGTGACACCACGTCCTTATTCACGAATCCTGTGGATAAACGGACAGAGGACTATATCACGGGACGGTTCGGCTAG
- the pstS gene encoding phosphate ABC transporter substrate-binding protein PstS yields MNLLKQSGKWVAVSVTAVGIIASIAGCGTSAGNNSAGNTSSGSTGASNSAAASSGNVTLNETGSSLLYPLFNNQWIAAYQSVDSNVKLTAASTGSGTGISQAIAGTVQIGASDAYLSDAQMKQNPNMLNIPLAISAQQIMYNLPGVTGHLKLTGDILGQIYLGKIKYWDDAAITALNPGVKLPHQQIVPVRRTDGSGDTFLFTQFLSDTNKTWGSSSGPQFGTSISWPALSSLVGANGNDGVVTQLANTKYSVGYVGISWLDKGTQKGLGYAQLQNKAGNFVLPTQQNIQAAASSMVSQVPTDERISLIYAPGANSYPIINFEYAIINKQQSAGTASALKKFLTWAIDPKGGDSSQYMTPVHFLPLPSSVAPKSQAQINQIGG; encoded by the coding sequence ATGAACTTGTTAAAACAATCCGGTAAGTGGGTTGCCGTATCAGTAACGGCGGTCGGTATCATCGCTTCAATCGCAGGTTGCGGCACTAGTGCGGGCAACAATTCTGCAGGAAACACATCCTCGGGATCTACGGGTGCGAGTAACAGCGCGGCTGCCAGCAGTGGTAACGTAACTCTCAACGAAACGGGTTCCTCACTCTTGTACCCGCTGTTTAATAATCAATGGATTGCTGCATACCAGTCTGTCGACTCGAATGTCAAGTTGACGGCGGCTTCCACCGGAAGTGGTACGGGTATCTCCCAGGCGATTGCTGGCACCGTGCAAATTGGTGCTTCAGACGCGTACCTGTCCGATGCTCAAATGAAGCAGAACCCAAACATGTTGAATATTCCGCTGGCCATTTCTGCGCAGCAGATTATGTATAACTTACCAGGCGTAACCGGCCACCTGAAGTTGACAGGTGACATCTTGGGTCAGATTTACCTCGGTAAAATCAAATACTGGGATGACGCTGCCATTACCGCTTTGAATCCTGGCGTGAAACTGCCGCATCAGCAGATTGTTCCTGTGCGTCGCACGGATGGCAGTGGCGATACCTTCTTGTTCACACAGTTCCTGTCTGACACCAACAAGACTTGGGGTTCAAGCAGTGGTCCGCAGTTTGGAACCAGCATTTCGTGGCCGGCCTTGTCAAGCTTGGTGGGCGCAAACGGCAACGACGGCGTAGTGACTCAGCTTGCCAACACCAAGTACAGCGTTGGTTACGTCGGCATCAGTTGGTTGGATAAAGGCACGCAGAAGGGCCTTGGCTATGCACAGCTGCAGAACAAGGCAGGAAACTTTGTCCTTCCGACGCAACAGAACATCCAGGCAGCTGCGAGCTCCATGGTCAGTCAGGTGCCTACCGACGAGCGCATTTCACTGATTTATGCACCAGGTGCAAATTCGTACCCAATCATTAACTTCGAGTACGCTATCATCAACAAACAACAGTCTGCAGGGACGGCCAGCGCCTTGAAGAAATTCCTCACCTGGGCTATCGACCCGAAAGGCGGCGACAGTTCGCAGTACATGACGCCGGTTCACTTCTTGCCGCTTCCTTCTTCAGTGGCACCGAAGAGCCAGGCTCAAATCAACCAAATTGGCGGTTGA
- the pstC gene encoding phosphate ABC transporter permease subunit PstC: protein MRKVSSASKNADRVFRLATGVAASSPVLFLVVIAVIVLVQSVPSMRFNGWHFLVGIQWNMGNLYGALQTKNGVTAAAGASYGALPFIVGTVASSVIAILIAIPVSLFTAVILAYRVRGVLQWILSVLVELLAGIPSVVIGLWGVVTLAPWVRDNLAVWLSHLGPAIPYLRGPVGTGLGLLSSGLVLAIMVVPIITATTRDLLMQVPILYREGGTGLGMTSWEVVRYICVPSIRDGFVGAVALGWGRAMGETMAVLMVSGSAMNLLPHNLYSPISSMAAVIADQLDSALTDASQMAVHALAELALILMALTLITNFAARWLVNRTRSRRRMRVGVTM from the coding sequence GTGCGTAAGGTAAGTTCAGCCTCCAAAAATGCAGACAGGGTGTTTCGTTTGGCTACTGGCGTTGCCGCCAGTAGCCCTGTCCTGTTTTTGGTGGTAATTGCTGTGATCGTGCTTGTCCAATCCGTTCCGAGCATGAGATTCAATGGCTGGCATTTTTTGGTTGGTATCCAGTGGAACATGGGTAACCTGTATGGTGCCTTGCAGACGAAGAATGGCGTCACTGCAGCAGCAGGTGCGTCTTACGGCGCTCTGCCGTTTATTGTTGGGACTGTGGCTTCCTCGGTCATTGCAATTCTGATTGCTATTCCTGTGTCCTTATTCACCGCTGTCATTCTTGCATACCGCGTACGCGGTGTATTGCAGTGGATACTGTCCGTCCTCGTAGAACTGTTGGCGGGAATCCCAAGCGTTGTAATTGGTCTCTGGGGCGTCGTCACATTGGCTCCGTGGGTGAGAGACAACCTGGCAGTGTGGCTGTCACACCTTGGCCCCGCTATCCCGTATCTACGTGGTCCTGTTGGCACTGGACTCGGACTTTTGTCAAGCGGCTTGGTTCTCGCAATCATGGTTGTACCCATTATTACGGCAACAACGCGCGACCTGCTGATGCAAGTGCCCATCCTCTATCGTGAGGGCGGCACTGGACTGGGCATGACGTCCTGGGAAGTTGTTCGGTACATATGCGTTCCATCTATCAGGGACGGTTTTGTCGGCGCAGTTGCACTCGGGTGGGGACGCGCCATGGGCGAGACGATGGCTGTTTTGATGGTGAGCGGCAGTGCAATGAACTTGCTGCCCCATAACCTCTACAGCCCAATTTCTTCGATGGCCGCTGTCATCGCCGATCAGCTTGATAGTGCTCTGACCGATGCTTCGCAAATGGCTGTGCATGCGCTCGCTGAACTGGCTCTCATCTTGATGGCTCTGACCCTGATAACGAACTTTGCAGCTCGTTGGCTTGTCAATCGCACGCGTTCACGGCGTCGTATGAGAGTGGGGGTGACGATGTAA
- a CDS encoding PAS domain-containing protein, whose amino-acid sequence MVGLVLVILAVILVVSAITGVRSRRRQAVFAEGVARSLGSNHGRSGVVLGRVSDAKTDKEKVIAGAINRVLDSVSQQITRLSEERDVLSHILQTMTTGVIYVSSTGRIEMMNQAAEKMFLKPAEQVQGSEHWTVIHNYELGAAIDNALLFGRNWSSEMSLRPGATASVQVIPIAVETQITVGGRPTHTALLLCNDVSQWRRLEQMRTDFVANVSHELKTPITAIQGFAETLLDGEEQDAQTREFLQVIHDESVRMKNLVSDLLALTRLENASTTDAFHQVKFANVVAESIQVVERIAAAAGIRIENQLQDLNITVWGLDEQLKQVLLNLLTNAIHYTHAGGVITVFAEVYVDRVKVHVSDTGIGIPKEDQARVFERFYRVDRDRSRATGGTGLGLAIVKHIVQTHGGELGVDSQPGNGSDFWFTISRLQGLPTDR is encoded by the coding sequence ATTGTGGGACTGGTTCTAGTCATACTCGCCGTGATATTGGTTGTCAGCGCGATTACGGGGGTGCGAAGTCGCCGGCGCCAGGCTGTGTTTGCTGAGGGGGTGGCTCGGTCGCTTGGCAGCAATCATGGCCGCTCCGGGGTGGTCCTTGGACGGGTGAGCGATGCAAAGACGGACAAGGAGAAAGTGATTGCTGGCGCCATTAACCGCGTGCTTGATTCGGTATCACAGCAGATTACCCGGCTGTCAGAGGAGCGTGATGTGCTTTCCCACATCCTGCAGACCATGACGACCGGGGTTATTTATGTGAGCAGCACAGGACGTATTGAGATGATGAACCAGGCGGCCGAGAAGATGTTTCTCAAGCCTGCTGAACAAGTTCAGGGCAGTGAGCATTGGACTGTCATTCATAACTACGAACTCGGTGCGGCCATTGACAATGCGCTTTTATTCGGCCGTAACTGGTCCTCGGAAATGAGTCTTCGCCCTGGAGCAACTGCCAGTGTTCAGGTCATCCCAATTGCTGTCGAGACTCAGATTACAGTCGGTGGTCGTCCGACACATACAGCCCTGCTGTTGTGCAATGACGTCTCACAGTGGCGCAGGCTCGAGCAGATGCGTACGGACTTTGTTGCCAACGTGTCACACGAATTGAAGACACCGATTACGGCAATCCAAGGCTTCGCTGAAACTTTGTTGGACGGGGAGGAGCAGGACGCACAAACCCGCGAGTTTCTGCAGGTGATTCACGACGAATCGGTGCGCATGAAAAACTTGGTTTCCGACCTTCTCGCGCTCACCCGTCTCGAGAATGCGTCAACGACTGATGCGTTTCATCAAGTCAAGTTCGCGAATGTGGTCGCGGAAAGTATTCAGGTGGTAGAGAGAATCGCAGCCGCCGCGGGGATTCGGATAGAGAACCAGTTGCAAGATTTGAACATCACTGTTTGGGGACTTGATGAACAGTTGAAACAGGTCCTGTTAAACTTACTCACCAATGCCATTCACTACACACATGCTGGCGGCGTGATAACCGTGTTTGCGGAGGTCTACGTTGACAGGGTCAAGGTCCACGTTTCCGACACCGGTATTGGCATCCCAAAGGAAGACCAAGCACGCGTGTTCGAACGATTCTATCGCGTGGACAGAGACCGTAGCCGCGCAACCGGGGGGACAGGACTCGGACTCGCCATCGTGAAACACATTGTGCAGACGCACGGCGGCGAACTTGGGGTGGACAGTCAACCAGGGAATGGCAGCGACTTTTGGTTTACCATTTCGCGATTGCAAGGTCTGCCGACAGATAGGTAG
- the pheS gene encoding phenylalanine--tRNA ligase subunit alpha: protein MERELEELQSEARGALAGLSDIRSVEEWRVEYLGKKSKLTQVSRQMGQLNADERPLVGNLLNTVRTQLQTAFDERQSQLLGEAQQAQFEAEQIDVTLPGRAAQRGAMHPITRIIEEIEDVFLGMGFEIAEGPEVETDEYNFERLNLPKDHPARDMQDTFYITDTLLLRTHTSPMQVRTMERMRPNAPVKVIVPGRVYRRDEDDATHSHAFTQIEGLVVDKGIRMSDLKGVLEQFAKAVFGPNQAVRLRPSFFPFTEPSAEVDVLCVNCGGNGCRVCKDTGWIEILGAGMVHPNVLDWAGYDSKVFSGFAFGMGPERIAMLKYGIEDIRQLYQNDLRLLGQFTRALG from the coding sequence ATTGAGCGTGAGTTGGAGGAGCTTCAGTCAGAGGCAAGAGGGGCCCTTGCGGGATTGTCGGATATTCGATCCGTTGAAGAATGGCGCGTTGAATATCTTGGGAAGAAAAGCAAGTTGACGCAGGTATCGCGCCAAATGGGGCAACTAAATGCTGACGAGCGTCCGTTGGTTGGAAATCTTCTGAACACAGTCCGGACACAGTTACAGACGGCCTTTGACGAGCGTCAAAGTCAGTTGCTCGGTGAAGCGCAGCAAGCTCAGTTCGAAGCGGAACAAATTGATGTAACGTTGCCTGGCCGCGCAGCACAGCGGGGGGCGATGCACCCTATCACACGCATCATTGAAGAGATAGAGGATGTCTTTCTCGGGATGGGGTTTGAAATTGCTGAAGGCCCAGAAGTCGAGACAGATGAGTACAATTTTGAACGCCTTAACCTGCCAAAGGACCACCCCGCGAGAGATATGCAAGATACGTTTTACATTACGGATACCCTCTTGTTACGTACGCATACTTCACCAATGCAGGTCCGAACGATGGAGCGGATGCGTCCAAACGCCCCGGTGAAGGTGATTGTCCCTGGCCGCGTTTATCGGCGTGACGAGGACGATGCGACGCATTCCCATGCCTTCACACAGATTGAAGGATTGGTGGTTGACAAAGGCATTCGCATGAGTGACCTGAAAGGCGTACTTGAGCAGTTTGCAAAGGCAGTGTTTGGTCCAAACCAAGCGGTCCGGTTGCGCCCGAGTTTCTTTCCGTTCACCGAACCGAGTGCGGAAGTGGATGTGTTGTGTGTCAACTGCGGCGGCAACGGGTGTCGCGTGTGCAAGGACACCGGATGGATAGAGATCCTTGGTGCGGGTATGGTGCACCCGAACGTGCTTGACTGGGCCGGATATGACAGCAAGGTCTTTAGCGGGTTTGCGTTTGGCATGGGTCCGGAACGCATTGCCATGTTGAAATATGGAATCGAGGACATTCGCCAGTTGTATCAGAATGACCTTCGATTGTTGGGTCAATTCACACGAGCATTGGGCTAA
- the phoU gene encoding phosphate signaling complex protein PhoU, producing the protein MQQRQNFDIALRELKLKLLKMGGDVQEAIRKAILALQNLDPELAQSVVDGDKAINREEHDVEDLCIRLIATQQPVATDLRKIVSGLQISTDLERMGDNAVDIAKSVIRLKGQKLVKPLVDIPRMAGIIDQMISDALNAYVESSLDLARKLAEEDDEVDHIYRKMVEELFAITMDNPGAAEQAMSLAFIGRHLERIGDHATNIGEGVIYIISGERSDLN; encoded by the coding sequence ATGCAACAACGACAGAATTTTGACATCGCTCTGCGGGAACTGAAGTTAAAGCTTCTGAAGATGGGTGGAGATGTGCAGGAAGCCATTCGAAAGGCGATTTTGGCCCTTCAGAATCTGGATCCTGAGCTCGCTCAGAGTGTTGTCGACGGAGACAAGGCCATCAATCGTGAAGAACACGACGTCGAAGACCTGTGCATTCGTTTGATTGCCACTCAACAGCCGGTCGCCACGGACTTGCGCAAGATTGTGTCCGGTTTACAAATCTCAACTGACCTTGAACGGATGGGCGATAACGCGGTTGACATCGCCAAGTCTGTTATTCGCTTGAAAGGGCAGAAGCTGGTCAAACCGCTGGTGGACATCCCACGGATGGCTGGGATTATCGATCAAATGATTTCGGATGCCCTCAACGCGTACGTCGAGAGCAGTTTGGACCTTGCCCGCAAACTTGCTGAAGAAGACGACGAGGTTGACCATATTTATCGCAAAATGGTTGAGGAACTATTTGCCATTACGATGGATAATCCTGGAGCGGCGGAACAGGCAATGAGTCTTGCCTTTATCGGACGACATTTGGAGCGTATCGGTGACCACGCGACCAACATCGGCGAAGGCGTCATCTATATCATTTCGGGCGAGCGGTCAGACCTCAACTGA
- a CDS encoding undecaprenyl-diphosphate phosphatase translates to MSWIQTIVYAIVQGVTELFPISSVGHAVILPYLANWVKVSQNNQFLPFVVMLHLGTALALLIYFWRDWVRLIGALFQSGRAAEKRLLGLIVVATIPAAIVGKVFEHKFRAIFPSALSAAIFLVVNGFILLLADRLRKRHHQTTSLSRVGYLQSFFIGLIQVFALIPGFSRSGITMTAGLAVGLSYEDAAQFSFLLATPVIAGAGILEVPKVIHSHATQVLHFGLIGGLLTGILAFLSTFFLMRYFRGNLTNALRPFAVYCIVVGAVVAVMAAFGIHF, encoded by the coding sequence ATGAGTTGGATTCAAACAATTGTCTATGCCATTGTACAGGGTGTTACAGAACTGTTTCCTATCAGCAGCGTTGGACATGCAGTCATCCTGCCTTATCTCGCGAATTGGGTTAAGGTTTCGCAGAACAATCAATTCTTACCGTTTGTCGTCATGCTTCATCTTGGGACAGCCCTTGCGCTGCTCATCTATTTCTGGCGTGATTGGGTGCGTCTGATTGGCGCGTTGTTTCAGTCTGGACGAGCTGCAGAGAAACGACTCCTCGGCTTGATTGTCGTGGCAACGATTCCCGCGGCCATAGTCGGAAAGGTATTTGAGCACAAGTTTCGTGCGATCTTTCCCTCCGCTTTGTCTGCTGCCATCTTTTTGGTGGTCAACGGCTTCATCCTCTTGCTCGCTGACCGCCTGCGCAAGCGGCATCATCAAACCACCTCACTCTCGAGAGTTGGGTACTTACAAAGTTTCTTCATCGGCCTCATTCAGGTGTTCGCTTTGATTCCAGGTTTCTCGCGATCCGGTATCACGATGACTGCGGGTCTCGCCGTTGGTCTTAGTTACGAAGACGCAGCACAGTTTTCGTTTTTGCTGGCGACACCGGTCATTGCAGGAGCTGGAATTCTCGAGGTGCCAAAAGTCATTCATTCGCATGCGACTCAAGTCTTGCACTTCGGCTTGATTGGCGGCCTTTTGACAGGAATCCTTGCGTTCCTCAGCACCTTTTTCCTGATGCGTTATTTTCGCGGCAACTTGACGAACGCCCTGCGTCCGTTTGCTGTTTACTGTATCGTGGTCGGGGCCGTCGTGGCTGTGATGGCTGCTTTTGGCATTCACTTTTAA
- the pstA gene encoding phosphate ABC transporter permease PstA, with translation MRRKRRKFGSVVGWTLGWLATALVLFSLIDMIGTVVVRGIQSFRWDMLWTVTSGEAGGLENAILGTLELIVISIVVAAPLGILGGVYTAEFAQARAAKTIRFLTEVLSGVPSIVIGYFGYLLMVLQWGWGFSPLAGGIALTIIMLPYILRNTEASLTQVPLSLREAAWGLGMTRFQAIYKVIWRPAAGGMATGILMAIAIGMGETAPLLYTAGWSSLNPTWQLTHHQLGYLTYIVWTYINMPYDASHALAYSAAFVLLVIVLVINIGVRALVTRPSMRR, from the coding sequence CTGCGACGTAAACGCCGTAAGTTCGGGTCTGTCGTTGGCTGGACGCTCGGGTGGCTGGCGACGGCCCTGGTGTTGTTTAGTTTGATTGACATGATTGGAACTGTCGTCGTAAGAGGTATTCAGTCGTTCCGCTGGGACATGCTCTGGACGGTCACTTCAGGCGAAGCCGGGGGTCTGGAGAATGCTATCCTGGGGACACTGGAGTTGATTGTCATCTCTATCGTCGTCGCGGCACCGCTGGGGATTTTGGGCGGGGTCTACACGGCCGAGTTTGCCCAGGCGAGAGCTGCGAAAACGATTCGTTTTCTCACAGAAGTGCTCTCTGGCGTCCCGTCGATTGTTATCGGCTATTTTGGATATTTGCTGATGGTCCTGCAGTGGGGATGGGGCTTTTCACCGCTCGCCGGTGGTATTGCTTTAACCATCATTATGTTGCCCTATATCCTGCGCAACACCGAAGCCAGTTTGACTCAAGTCCCGCTGTCGTTGCGCGAAGCTGCGTGGGGGCTTGGCATGACACGTTTTCAGGCGATTTACAAGGTGATTTGGAGGCCGGCTGCTGGCGGGATGGCAACGGGCATATTGATGGCCATCGCCATTGGTATGGGAGAGACTGCGCCACTCTTGTACACTGCTGGTTGGTCTTCACTGAATCCGACATGGCAGCTTACGCATCATCAATTAGGGTACTTGACTTACATTGTCTGGACGTATATCAACATGCCTTATGACGCATCACACGCACTGGCTTATAGTGCTGCGTTTGTGCTGCTGGTGATTGTGCTTGTGATTAATATTGGAGTTCGGGCACTGGTGACTCGGCCCTCGATGAGACGGTAG